Proteins from one Chloroflexota bacterium genomic window:
- a CDS encoding ABC transporter ATP-binding protein has translation MLKFLWAMRPYFRQVAGELLLGSLAGILMNTAVVLPAIMLGRAIDTALAYSRGEAGGDALLMAALAFIGGTLATEFPRIFKRWFLITANARIRANLRADLLRGALGWPMERVHQTPIGDTMARIIGDVETLSLGVRRFTIETWDTLLFSISFVIAMLWFDAGLTLIVLSTTPLAVVLSYASGRWVRARTTRARQANAAYIAALQERLAGVRVLRLFGRAEAAVTHVAGLSQAQAEANLASERLRLTMQPVYYFFMVLGSVLLVWQGGERVLAGAMTVGGFVAYVELYLRAVNRGLRELPVVVNQLQASVAVYARLQSMLTRPLAMRGEPQLASFRPDHVVGLGAPPPAAAGVQPGGAAPVAVRDVTFRFPGAPVPALNGLSLDIPAGAFIAVTGPIGSGKSALARALLGLYPLEAGCIEIGGARRIGYLPQEPFLFSGSVRENILFGAPGDDGLERTVELAALAPDVRDFAQGLDTPIGELGVRVSGGQRQRIALARALAAFAPDAPGLLVLDDPFSAVDVTTEAQLIASLREAFGPDSPPERRATIVLCSHRLAAFPHADRIIVLDGGRIVEQGTHGELMQSSGLYTRIFTAQQQVEARA, from the coding sequence ATGCTCAAATTTCTCTGGGCCATGCGCCCCTACTTCCGGCAGGTCGCCGGCGAACTCCTGCTCGGCTCACTGGCGGGCATCCTGATGAACACGGCGGTCGTCCTGCCCGCGATCATGCTGGGCCGAGCGATTGACACCGCGCTGGCGTATTCGCGCGGCGAGGCCGGCGGCGACGCACTGCTGATGGCCGCGCTCGCCTTCATCGGCGGCACGCTGGCGACCGAGTTCCCGCGCATCTTCAAGCGCTGGTTCCTGATCACCGCCAACGCCCGCATCCGCGCCAACCTGCGCGCCGACCTGCTGCGCGGCGCGCTCGGCTGGCCGATGGAGCGCGTGCACCAGACGCCGATCGGCGACACGATGGCGCGCATCATCGGCGATGTCGAGACGCTGAGCCTCGGCGTGCGCCGCTTCACCATCGAGACGTGGGACACGCTCCTGTTCTCGATCTCGTTCGTCATCGCCATGCTCTGGTTCGACGCCGGGCTGACGCTGATCGTGCTGAGCACCACGCCGCTGGCCGTCGTGCTGTCGTACGCCAGCGGCCGCTGGGTGCGCGCCCGCACGACCAGGGCGCGCCAGGCCAACGCTGCATATATCGCTGCCCTGCAGGAACGGCTGGCCGGCGTGCGCGTGCTGCGGCTGTTTGGCCGCGCCGAGGCGGCCGTCACGCATGTGGCCGGGCTGTCGCAGGCGCAGGCCGAGGCCAACCTCGCCAGCGAGCGGCTACGCCTCACGATGCAGCCGGTCTATTACTTCTTCATGGTGCTCGGCTCCGTGCTGCTCGTCTGGCAGGGTGGCGAGCGCGTGCTGGCCGGCGCCATGACTGTCGGCGGCTTCGTCGCCTACGTCGAGCTCTACCTGCGGGCCGTCAATCGCGGCCTGCGCGAACTGCCGGTCGTCGTCAACCAACTGCAGGCCAGCGTCGCGGTCTACGCGCGCCTGCAATCGATGCTGACCCGGCCGCTGGCGATGCGCGGCGAGCCACAACTCGCGTCGTTCCGCCCCGATCATGTCGTCGGGTTGGGCGCGCCGCCCCCCGCCGCGGCCGGCGTGCAGCCAGGCGGCGCGGCGCCGGTCGCCGTGCGCGACGTCACTTTCCGCTTCCCGGGCGCGCCCGTGCCCGCGCTCAACGGCCTCTCGCTCGACATTCCGGCCGGCGCGTTCATCGCCGTCACCGGCCCGATCGGCTCCGGCAAGTCGGCGCTGGCGCGCGCCCTGCTCGGACTCTACCCGCTCGAAGCCGGCTGCATCGAGATCGGCGGCGCGCGGCGCATCGGCTACCTGCCGCAGGAGCCGTTCCTGTTCTCCGGCAGCGTGCGCGAAAACATCCTGTTCGGCGCGCCGGGCGACGACGGGCTGGAGCGCACCGTGGAACTCGCCGCGCTCGCGCCCGACGTGCGCGACTTCGCGCAGGGGCTCGACACGCCGATCGGCGAGCTCGGCGTGCGCGTCTCCGGCGGGCAGCGCCAGCGCATCGCGCTGGCCCGCGCGCTCGCCGCCTTCGCGCCGGACGCGCCCGGCCTGCTCGTGCTCGACGACCCGTTCTCGGCGGTCGACGTGACGACCGAGGCGCAGTTGATCGCGTCGCTGCGCGAGGCGTTCGGCCCCGACTCGCCGCCGGAGCGCCGCGCCACGATCGTGCTCTGCTCGCACCGCCTGGCGGCGTTCCCGCACGCCGACCGGATCATCGTGCTGGACGGCGGGCGCATCGTGGAGCAGGGCACGCACGGCGAGTTGATGCAGTCGAGCGGGCTTTACACGCGCATCTTCACCGCGCAGCAGCAAGTCGAGGCGCGCGCATGA
- a CDS encoding TlpA family protein disulfide reductase — MTSQRIGPVLILVVAVLGVVWIAVSRVPDAGAAAGNDPRESPRAGFLAPRLHTTLLSGEVFDLQALRGQVVVLNFWATWCAPCRAEMPAMQSVYERRKGDGLALVGVNQMEDPGTIAPFLAQYQLTFPVALDPTGDWSQRYRVLGLPTTYFINRQGVIRDVVFGGPMDPALLASKIDALLRE, encoded by the coding sequence ATGACATCGCAGCGTATTGGTCCTGTGTTGATTCTGGTCGTCGCCGTGCTGGGCGTCGTGTGGATTGCCGTGTCGCGCGTGCCGGATGCGGGCGCGGCGGCGGGGAACGACCCGCGCGAGTCGCCGCGCGCCGGGTTCCTCGCGCCGCGCCTGCACACGACGCTGTTGAGCGGCGAGGTGTTCGACCTGCAGGCGCTGCGCGGGCAGGTGGTGGTGCTGAACTTCTGGGCGACCTGGTGCGCGCCGTGCCGCGCCGAAATGCCGGCGATGCAGAGTGTGTATGAACGCCGCAAGGGTGACGGGTTGGCGCTGGTCGGCGTCAATCAGATGGAAGACCCGGGCACGATCGCGCCGTTCCTGGCGCAGTATCAACTGACGTTCCCCGTCGCACTCGACCCGACCGGCGACTGGAGCCAGCGCTACCGCGTGCTCGGCCTGCCGACGACCTATTTCATCAACCGGCAGGGCGTCATCCGCGACGTCGTCTTCGGCGGGCCGATGGACCCGGCCCTGCTGGCTAGCAAGATCGACGCGCTGCTGCGGGAGTAA
- a CDS encoding prolipoprotein diacylglyceryl transferase produces MLPTIQIGPAALPVRPLLMLIAWYIAVGWAERRMPRYGQPSEHAWNAGLIAALGAVIGGRLYYAVTNWAAYQMNPLGLFATSISTIAFGEGLIVGLIGAAIYLRWKRAPLAPFFDAYAPGLLAAFALASVGALASGDAYGAATDLPWAIVLWDSHRHPSQVYELLVALAALAVVLRMRGASDGSTFLAAVALYGIGRVFIEAFRGDSWLVADGVRAMQVVWLAAALGALIVMRRRASIS; encoded by the coding sequence ATGCTGCCCACCATCCAGATTGGCCCGGCCGCGCTGCCGGTGCGGCCGCTGTTGATGCTGATTGCGTGGTACATCGCGGTCGGCTGGGCCGAGCGGCGCATGCCGCGTTACGGCCAGCCGAGCGAGCACGCCTGGAACGCCGGGTTGATCGCGGCGCTCGGCGCGGTGATCGGCGGGCGGCTCTATTACGCCGTCACGAACTGGGCGGCGTACCAGATGAACCCGCTCGGACTGTTTGCGACAAGCATCAGCACGATCGCGTTCGGTGAGGGGCTGATCGTCGGGCTGATCGGCGCGGCCATCTACCTGCGCTGGAAGCGGGCGCCGCTGGCGCCGTTCTTCGACGCATACGCGCCGGGCCTGCTGGCCGCGTTTGCGTTGGCGAGCGTCGGCGCGTTGGCTAGCGGCGACGCCTACGGCGCGGCGACCGACCTGCCGTGGGCAATTGTGCTGTGGGATTCGCACCGCCACCCGAGCCAGGTGTATGAGTTGCTCGTTGCGCTCGCCGCGTTGGCGGTCGTGTTGCGCATGCGGGGCGCGTCAGACGGCTCCACGTTCCTCGCCGCTGTTGCGCTCTACGGCATCGGGCGCGTCTTCATCGAAGCGTTTCGCGGCGACAGTTGGCTCGTCGCCGACGGCGTGCGCGCGATGCAGGTCGTGTGGCTGGCGGCGGCGTTGGGGGCGCTGATCGTCATGCGGCGGAGGGCGAGCATATCGTAG
- a CDS encoding aminoglycoside phosphotransferase family protein translates to MPRDTYSQPHLPDPVLEPAVVLELARWFEPHVEAVTAVDETGGEARTYLIDDRLVFKTQRPHRLRPRTSLAKEVFFLQHIAQHAPDLPVPRALGYGHAEAHIEYSLLTRMPGAALLRTTLSLAQRVEVARALGRTLRRVHQLPQLPLAESGLLPVDRDAVDVRARFRELLEESAARIELEGKPWTLPLAPRAVAGRALAALPEELERAALHSNPWHEHTFVNPDSGTYIGLIDFGDAYISHPSFDLRRWRSTEERAALISGYTETGPVSADFRQAWRVAQIAGSLAAIANAPDLAPAALAELPRLLSSL, encoded by the coding sequence ATGCCGCGTGACACCTATTCGCAGCCGCATCTGCCGGATCCGGTGCTGGAGCCAGCCGTGGTGCTGGAACTGGCGCGCTGGTTTGAGCCGCACGTGGAGGCGGTGACCGCTGTGGACGAGACCGGCGGCGAGGCGCGCACCTACCTGATCGACGACCGGTTGGTGTTCAAGACGCAGCGGCCGCACCGCCTGCGCCCGCGCACCAGCCTGGCGAAAGAGGTCTTCTTCCTTCAACACATCGCGCAGCACGCGCCCGATCTGCCGGTGCCGCGCGCGCTTGGATACGGGCACGCCGAGGCGCACATCGAGTACAGCCTGCTGACACGCATGCCGGGCGCGGCGCTGCTGCGCACTACGCTCTCTCTCGCGCAGCGGGTGGAGGTGGCGCGTGCGCTCGGTCGCACGCTGCGGCGTGTGCACCAGTTGCCGCAGTTGCCGCTGGCCGAGAGCGGCTTGTTGCCCGTCGACCGCGATGCGGTCGACGTGCGCGCCCGCTTTCGCGAGTTGCTCGAGGAAAGCGCCGCGCGCATCGAATTGGAGGGCAAACCGTGGACGCTGCCGCTCGCACCGCGCGCCGTCGCGGGGCGGGCGCTGGCCGCGCTGCCCGAAGAGCTTGAGCGCGCAGCGCTACACTCCAACCCGTGGCACGAGCACACGTTCGTCAATCCGGACAGCGGTACGTACATCGGCCTGATCGACTTCGGTGACGCGTACATCAGTCATCCGTCGTTCGATCTGCGCCGCTGGCGCTCGACGGAGGAGCGCGCTGCGCTGATCAGCGGCTACACGGAAACCGGACCCGTCAGCGCGGACTTCCGGCAGGCATGGCGCGTCGCCCAGATCGCCGGCAGTCTCGCCGCGATCGCCAACGCGCCCGACCTCGCGCCCGCTGCGCTGGCGGAGTTGCCGCGCTTGCTGTCCAGCTTGTAG
- a CDS encoding ABC transporter ATP-binding protein: MIADLLRPRRILLAATALLFLLAQALDTLPPLIIGAIVDGPLTRGDTGALWSLAWLYFGATVGTRAMNGLAIYLTAVAAQSALHDLRVTLFRRLQRLPMRYYDRTPLGDIISRGTADVETVDALFTSGVATLVSSLFSLVTISIALAFLSLPLTLLTALLTPVVVVITQFFRLRVREAENANRVSLGLVNTHLQEILGGIEVIRAFGREHTFIARFRAALHRNLLAYNRATAYNSFYPPLMSMLSSLIAAGLLWLGASNALASLGVSIGTLTAFVLLFRRFFAVLIDLGDEWQTVQSALSGLQRIREVLSEPVDVILPAAPMPANAVPGAVTLDGVTFGYLDGRPVLHGLSLAVGPGEHVAVVGRTGAGKTSALHLLAGLYAPWTGTVRVAGRDPAAVPPDGRRRLVGVVPQQVQLFGGTVHDNLTLGDTAVPRADVERAARIAGADAFIRALPQGYDTPLSGAGRGGGAQLSAGQRQLLALARALVWNPQLLLLDEATAAVDNASEAAFRESLRADLSAGRRAVVTVAHRLSTAREADRVIVMEAGRVVEEGAPRELIARGGRFAALVELEAAGWDWQAT, encoded by the coding sequence ATGATCGCCGATCTGCTGCGCCCGCGCCGTATACTGCTCGCCGCCACGGCGCTGTTGTTCCTGCTCGCCCAAGCGCTCGACACACTGCCGCCGCTGATCATCGGCGCGATCGTGGACGGGCCGCTCACACGCGGCGATACCGGCGCGCTCTGGTCGCTCGCCTGGCTCTACTTCGGCGCGACGGTCGGCACGCGCGCCATGAACGGTTTGGCGATCTATCTGACGGCGGTCGCCGCGCAGAGCGCGCTGCACGACCTGCGCGTGACGCTCTTCCGGCGCCTGCAGCGCCTGCCGATGCGCTACTATGACCGCACGCCGCTCGGCGACATCATCAGCCGCGGCACGGCCGACGTCGAGACGGTCGATGCGCTGTTCACCTCCGGCGTGGCCACCCTCGTGTCGAGCCTGTTCAGCCTCGTGACCATTTCCATCGCGCTCGCTTTCCTGAGCCTGCCACTCACGCTGTTGACGGCATTACTGACGCCGGTGGTTGTCGTTATTACGCAGTTCTTCCGCCTGCGCGTGCGCGAAGCGGAGAACGCTAACCGGGTGTCGCTCGGGCTGGTCAACACGCATCTGCAGGAGATCCTCGGCGGCATCGAGGTGATACGCGCTTTCGGCCGCGAGCACACGTTTATCGCGCGCTTCCGCGCCGCCCTGCACCGCAACCTGCTGGCGTACAATCGCGCGACGGCGTACAACTCGTTCTACCCGCCGCTGATGTCGATGCTGTCGTCGCTGATCGCGGCCGGGCTGCTCTGGCTCGGCGCCAGCAACGCGCTGGCCTCGCTCGGCGTCAGCATCGGCACATTGACGGCGTTCGTCCTGCTGTTCCGCCGCTTCTTCGCCGTGCTCATCGACCTGGGCGACGAATGGCAGACGGTGCAGAGCGCGCTGTCCGGCCTCCAGCGCATCCGCGAGGTGCTGTCGGAGCCGGTTGACGTGATTCTGCCCGCCGCGCCGATGCCGGCCAACGCCGTGCCGGGCGCGGTCACGCTGGATGGCGTGACGTTCGGCTATCTCGACGGCCGCCCGGTACTACACGGCCTGTCGCTCGCCGTCGGACCCGGCGAGCATGTGGCGGTGGTCGGCCGCACCGGCGCGGGCAAGACGAGCGCCCTGCACCTGCTCGCCGGGCTGTACGCGCCGTGGACGGGCACTGTGCGTGTCGCGGGCCGCGACCCCGCCGCCGTGCCGCCGGACGGGCGACGGCGGCTGGTCGGCGTTGTGCCGCAGCAGGTGCAGCTGTTCGGCGGCACCGTGCACGACAACCTGACGCTCGGCGATACGGCGGTGCCGCGCGCCGACGTGGAGCGCGCCGCGCGCATCGCCGGGGCCGACGCGTTCATCCGCGCGCTACCGCAGGGTTACGACACGCCATTGAGCGGCGCGGGGCGCGGCGGCGGCGCGCAACTTTCGGCCGGGCAGCGGCAACTGCTGGCGCTGGCGCGCGCGCTGGTCTGGAACCCGCAGCTGCTCCTGCTCGACGAGGCGACGGCCGCGGTGGACAACGCAAGCGAGGCGGCGTTCCGCGAATCACTGCGCGCCGATCTCTCGGCCGGGCGGCGCGCCGTCGTCACCGTCGCGCACCGACTCTCGACCGCGCGCGAGGCCGACCGCGTGATCGTGATGGAAGCGGGGCGCGTCGTCGAGGAAGGCGCGCCGCGCGAGTTGATCGCGCGCGGCGGGCGCTTCGCCGCGTTGGTCGAGCTCGAGGCCGCCGGCTGGGACTGGCAGGCCACTTAA